DNA from Rosa rugosa chromosome 6, drRosRugo1.1, whole genome shotgun sequence:
TAGCTCATTTAGTTTATGGTATAAGTCTTATTTATAAGTGCGTGAACTTGAATTTGACTCATCATAAACGACTACTTATTGTGTGATTTATGAAGAAGTACAAATTTTTTCTGCATAACTcctaataaacaaattattttaaattatttttttttagactcAATTTAGAGTGCATCCACCAGACAGCTCAATAGACCACTACTAAAAAGTTCAACGTACTTATTTGAACTTTAGGGTTACCATGCATATCTGCAAGAAGAGCTAACTGCATGTGAATTGCCCAGCACTCACGAAGATTAGATATGTATACATAACACAACTGGCGCCATTACCAAATATATGAAACTAAAATTTCAAACCAATCTCACCAAAATACGAACCCAtcatcaactttttttttactctagacgacaatgtaactccccaccccaccccattcctgatgtcagtgagatttgaactcaTGACCTCCACAGTGTTAGTTAGGCTGGCTAACCAACAGGTTACGGCTCACCGACAACCCATCATCAACTTAAAACCAGCCCAACCAATCCCaccaaaatatgaaaataaaaacaaaacaaattagaTATCAGAAAACATGTATGTATGTACGTGCTAATCAAATTTCTGGGTGAATTTAGAAGTTCATGTATGTGCGTTCACCATCCTCAAGCTGGAGCCAAACCTAAATTAGGATGACCAAGATTAATCTACCAAATCAAATGTCTTCTGTTAATTCCAAGACCCAAAACCATTTACAAATAATACCATCATCATCAATTACACTGGTACTTTATTTtgagaaaacagaaaaagaataaaTCAACACACACagaaaaaaattacaaactcaACACTCAGAAAGCATGCACCAGACGAAGAATCATTATTCCTTCATTGTCTTTGTGTTAAACGGCATAAAGGTCCTCACAACCTTCTTAACTCCGTCAGCTAAAGAAGTACAACTGACGGTTCCGTCGTTCCCGGCGAGCACCTTGTACTTGTCCTTCCTGGTGAAGTTGGTGCATTCGAACCCTAATGTGGCTGCCAAGATCCTCTGCACGTAATTAGCAACATCGTGAGGACTCTTCCCCGACGAACAGGTAGCTTCAATTGGCAACTGGTTCAAGAACGTGACCTCATACACCGGTCTAGGGTtcatgaagaagaaaatggggtCCAAAGCCTTGCAGCCCTTGGCGGTGGTTGCATGGAAGAACCCAACCCTATAGTTCATGGCCACGGGGACAATTCGGTCCGTGAGCTCGGCAAAGAGTGCGCTGAACCTCAACAAGAAAGGCTCGCGACACGTCGTTCCTTCGGGGCAGACCACTAGATCTCCTTTGGAGAGTTCACGCTTGATTTTCTCGGCGTCCACATGTCGGATTCGGGTTAATCGGACGGTGGGGATCGGGGATATGATCTCGGAGAATCGAGAGACAGAGTATGTGACGGCTGGAATCCTACGGCCGAGTACTGTGGACAGGACGACGGGGTCCATTAGGGTTCGGTGAGTGCAGACAAATAGTACGCCAGAGTTGTTGTTTTCGGGGACTGCGGGTGGGGGTGGGGGTTTGCCTTTAACGATGACTTTGCCTCCCAGTAACCGGGACACCGAGGGTTTAGCCCACATTGGCATCATCAAGCCCACGGTTATACGAAAGAAGGCTAGTAAGATGCCTAGGGGCATCCATAGGAGGATTAAGAGAGCGGTGGATGGGGTCGGGCGCTTGACCAGTCGGCCGTCGTGGAAGATCACGGGGAGGGGGCGGAGGAGCTGTTGTTCGTTCTTTTGGTTGGTCATCATGAATGGTGGGTGCATTTGTTCCTGTAGATAAGCCAGTTTCCCATGAGGTGAAATGAAAGCTAGCTGTTGGTCTTACAATTATTTTGTACATCACATAAATTACAAGGAAATTGTTTTTCTAAATCTTAAGTATGAAACTTTGCCCATTAGTTCTCTGCAATCCTAGTTACTAAATATAACATTTATGCCAAATAACAATTCGTCATCTGGTGGTACTTCCGCACATTATTACCGATTAGAATTGTTAGGTGATAAATATATCAATATAAGGAAGAGTTAGTTTAGGGAACAGTCAATGACGCAAATATTCATAACCTACCTTGCATGACGATAAAAACGAAGAACGTGATGATGTAGGCCTTCCCAACCCTAACGTAGGTTGTTTTAATTCCTCTGCAACCAGCTTGGCCACCCGGTCACAGGAATGACTGGATCCAACTTCACCCTTAACGAACCCTGTGGCTAACCCAAATCGGTTCACAACAAGCTCGCAACCGATAGCTTCATCAGCACGCAAATGCTCCTTCACAAACCTCTCCACCATTATCCTCGGCATCTTTGTCACCACAACCCGCTCGTCACAAGCACTGAACACCTTCCACACCTCCATATCGACATCCTCCACGTAAAACTTCGGCAGCACAGCTCGAGCCACTGATTTGATCTCCGATTCGCTAACTCCTGCCACCGCAAAAAAGATCATGAGCTTGAGCCCCGCCTCCTCCCTACCTATCATCTCGAGAAACCGGATCACCGGCCACATGACTAGCAACAAGGCGAACCGGAACAACCCGGACGCCTCGAATGCCAGCAACATGAAGTAGGAGAAAGGGTCGGTGTCCTTGAGGAGTGTCCCTTCTAGCTCTGAAACAACAGAAGAATGATCCATTTGTATAACTTCTTGCATGGGTTTTCTATGTTTCCCGGTTTATAAGGCACAATAAAGCAGTTTAAACAGTTTGCCAAACTAGTCACACCAAAATCTGTATTAATTACTCATTTTGGGTTTTGAGTAGATGTATCTGCAACGAAAAGAGGATTATACGCAATGTTATATATACATAAAAGATCGTTTTCTTAACCCCAACAACAACTTCCTGAAGTGATCATGACAAAGTCCACTTGTTCACACCTAATTGGTTATTCTACTTAGTTAGGTCGCTTACTTAGTTGCTTTAAACATTTCAATAACGGTGACGAGACGTAAACATGTTGGTTTATTCATGTTATATAAGCTTTGGGAAAAGTTTGTAGGTGTGACAAAACTCATCACCCTAAAATGATGTTACTGCGTTAAGGAAATTTCTGGGAAACTTCCATTGTCGATCTCTTTTGGGTTTTGCCATGTTTTAGTATTCATCGTTCTATCGTCAATTTAGACCAAAATGAAAAGTTCTATTGTCAACTTGTTCAGAATAACAGAACACAAGTTATTACTTCAATGCTATGTACGTTTGAGTTCATAGACACACTCACATGTCGATATTTTCTCTTGGTTCGTGCTTTAGAGCCACTGATCGGTTTAATCCTTATCTGCCAATATGATATATAATCCCTCATCGTCCTGCGATGTTAAAATACAGACGAAACTCTAATCTTAAATAACTTCTCTTAACATTGTCTGCAAACATTTTCTGAAAACCCAGCTAGCTTGGTTGAGAGCACAAATGTGTCTTCTCTGAGAGCCTGACCAACAGACCAAGCAATCAGATTGTACAGTACGTGGACTTCACAGGTGTCTTATTCTTTTCCCTTCTCAATCACGTACCTTGGTTTCTACTCTACCCCATTAATTGTGAAAATTGAGATTGAGATGAGAGCATGATGGTCTATTAGGTACCATTTGTCTGTTTGGGTGTccttgattttctttttt
Protein-coding regions in this window:
- the LOC133715380 gene encoding glycerol-3-phosphate acyltransferase 5-like, which translates into the protein MQEVIQMDHSSVVSELEGTLLKDTDPFSYFMLLAFEASGLFRFALLLVMWPVIRFLEMIGREEAGLKLMIFFAVAGVSESEIKSVARAVLPKFYVEDVDMEVWKVFSACDERVVVTKMPRIMVERFVKEHLRADEAIGCELVVNRFGLATGFVKGEVGSSHSCDRVAKLVAEELKQPTLGLGRPTSSRSSFLSSCKEQMHPPFMMTNQKNEQQLLRPLPVIFHDGRLVKRPTPSTALLILLWMPLGILLAFFRITVGLMMPMWAKPSVSRLLGGKVIVKGKPPPPPAVPENNNSGVLFVCTHRTLMDPVVLSTVLGRRIPAVTYSVSRFSEIISPIPTVRLTRIRHVDAEKIKRELSKGDLVVCPEGTTCREPFLLRFSALFAELTDRIVPVAMNYRVGFFHATTAKGCKALDPIFFFMNPRPVYEVTFLNQLPIEATCSSGKSPHDVANYVQRILAATLGFECTNFTRKDKYKVLAGNDGTVSCTSLADGVKKVVRTFMPFNTKTMKE